GGAGATAGCATAATTAAGAGCTAGCAATATTGCGTGGATGGTGTAAGGTCAGTTATCTCATATTTCATGCATGTCCTAATCTGCACAGGGACAAGCTGCCAAGGTTGTTGGCCGTGCATGATCCCGGATCGGTAGGTAACCGCGTTTCATGATAGATCAGTAATTTTGTATATATAGCCATTATTATAGAAGTACTCTAGGAACACACCAAACATTACACATTTTCTTTCATTATTATTCAAGGATATTTAATTTATGACTGTTCAttgttttcatttcattaaTTATTTAAGGATGCATGTACAATTTCTGAGGATACATACATAATGAGTATAATTAAATCACCCAACTTTATCTCCATGTATGTGAATGGACCACAAACTTTAAGAATGTAGGTTGTATATAAGTATAGGTAACATGCCTCAACCAAAACTACTAGTGTACCTACTGTTGTCTTGATTTCCATGGGAGAATTTAGATGTTCTACATAGCAACCATGAAATTGGAAGTTCCATTTTGGAAGTTCTAGTGCATACAAAGCTTTTCTTTTCACATAATGTTAGCAAAGAAGCTCTTTTCTTTCAAGATCCACCCCCTCAGTCCCTCACCTTGTGAGGATCATTGCTGTGTCAAATGTTATGAGCATGTTGCGTACTTAGCCAGTATAGTCGTGACAACTGTAGATTAATTCCTGATAGAAATGACAATTTTTCTCTATAATCCTACTTctgcaaaaaaatttaaaaaaaacacacaacaCTTAAAAAGTTATATTCTTCCGTACAATCCTCACAAAATTAACAAccccaaaatatatataaaaagagaACATCTACTGGCAGTCAACCCAAATAGTTTGAGACTTCTTAAAAGAAGGGCGACTATACCTCTCTTTTCTATTTTACTAGTAATATGCCTCTGCACTATGACAGCCTATACCACTGGGAATGGTCTGGCAGTGGATCTATGCTAaagcacatgattttttttcgtaACCGCTACGCACGAGGGAAATGGGACGCTGCATAAAAACCTCATGTAGATGCACTTTTATAAAGGCATTCGGCAAATTGCCTCTAAAATAAAGAGTTATATATAGTGTAAAGACACTTTAAAAATTATCTCGAAAACTTTACTCGCAAGACACTTTAGGAATATTTTCAACACACTATATTAAATTTTATCTTGTGGAGGTATTTTCTCGGCACTATAAAATGTGCCTGATATGTAAAGGAATTTTAAACCTTGTAGAGACACTTTTTATAATAATAATGTATATTAATGGACTAGATATAGGCAACACGAGGCACAAACTTAAAAGTAATGACATGAGGTTAAGTTGGTTAGTATGTTAAAGATAAAAACGATTTTTCCTAACAAAACATGAGTTCAAGGATTGGCAATAGCAAAGGAAatattttattctcttttttcaCATTGGTTTGATGCCACATGATAtatagacattttataaaacGTCTCTTCGGTTATAGACAATTCACCATAAGACacctacattttttaaaaaatgcctCTACAATATTGTAGAAAAATTTGGAAAGTGTCTCTATAATATTAGAAAATTGTCTCTTTAAGGTATTGCCACACAACAtagagacattttataaaatgcctCTAAGACAATTCACCATAAGACACTTATCATACATTTTTAAAAATGCCTCTACAATATTGTAGAAAAAATGGAAAGTGTTTCTATAATATTAGAAAAATGTCTCTCTAAAGTATTTTTCTTGTAGTGAGTGTGCTACATGCAAGGGGAGGGAGAACGATGACTCTgcttttaagtagtagagacaTTGCACACTAATAAGCATATGCAAATACATACATCaaggagaaggaaaaaaacGTGTGCATAAAGACATGTGTAGTTAATTTTTTGCAAAAGGATATGGATATGAACCTCAATGGTTTTCCATTTTGGAAGTGCTATGTCGACaaaattctttttttctaaaataatatttgtGAAATATGCCACCGCTTTCTTTTGAAAACCATCTCCTTGAGGATTGAGTAAAAAAATGAGATCCAACATTTATCTTTAACCAAACCGCTTGGTCTTGTTTTCTTATGGTTTTGTTTTTCGAGAGGAGGGAGGGTGCGCCCTGTGCGTGACGTGGGGCCTGGGAAGAGGGCGGAAGGATGGCTACGTTTTTAAGTTGTAGAGATAACCAAAAGCAAGAGTTATTTTCTCATTGATCTGTCTGCCAGTGGAATGCACTAACTAGTTCACCTTCCACGTGTATTGTTGCCTAGCAACAATAGATGGATACCATGTGAACTCGCCTTCTCTATGAAAGATATAACAAGGGCAAGGGTCTCCCAATAAAGGATATTGGTAGCAACAAAACTCAATCACTCATATTTCCCCCATTTCAGCTTGTGAGAAGCACACTTTTTAGTTCATTGATGTCCATGTGTGTTGTCACAAGTATCGCGTAAACTCACATTGTATAGAAAAGATAATAAGGGAAATCCAAAACAAAAGTACACCTCTTGCAATCAAAAGTcactcccttttttttctcatctcaCTTACACAAAACATAATTCTCAGTTTGCCATCCACGAGTACTATCAGCTGGCAAAGATGAATATAACGCCGAAACTTAACTCCAGAAAAAGAGACGACAAAGGTAATTTCCTGAAACAAAACGCCAATCGTTACCACTCGAAAGCCAAAATCTCTTGCCGATGCATGCTCACACGATACATACTTTTCATTTCACCGTCCAAGTACACCACAACCCGATGACAACAAAAGACACCTCCATGGATAGAAATGAACGCACGCAACTATCGATCTACTTCCGGTTTATGTCTTTGTTGCAAACCACATCACCACGAGTTGACAACAAGCCCCCGCACCCACAGGAGAAAGATGGAAACTGCCATGCTCCTCCCTCCTCAAATATcctttttagaaaataataaaaacccatttcttgaagaaaaaaaaacgaggaTGAGTTTATTTAAAGAAACCTATAAAAACGCAGACGTACACACACCATATCCCTATAAGCATCTCCGAAAGACTGGGCCAGCATATATTGAGATTCACGAAGATGCCATGAACGTCTCATTGTGAATGTGTCATCGAGGAGAAGAAATCTTATAACAACCCACCCACAACTCACACAACACACACAAAgattaggaaaagaaaaggaggagaaatcttaaaaagaaaaaaaaagaggagaaatcTTAGAAGAAAAATCGCCCCATTTGGTTTGTCCCATTCCCATCACCACACCTCTCATCTTCCCCATGTGCGCCAAACGTCcccaccaccccctccccctccccctcccctttaAATAACCGCTcacttcctcctcccccttcttcttccccaccatcaccaccaccgccgcttcctcctccgcctccgcctccactccacaactccgccgccgccgcaatgcTGGAGGCCGTGATCCCGGCGGTGTGGAGCGCCGTCCACGGGTGGTTCACCCCCGCGGTGCTCTTCCTCGTCCTCAACATCGTCATCGGCACCATCGCGGTTACTTCCAAggtcaccgcctcctcctcgacggcgggcggcggcggcgagggggttGGGTATGGAGCGtgggcgggtggtggtggtggtggtggaggggagcAGAGGAGGTTCTCCCGCGTGCCGTCCATGGCGCTCGACCGGCTCCGGTCGTTTAATCTCTCCGGCCGGTTCTCCGCAGCCGCCTCTGCCCCTGCTGCTCCCGAGGCGGCCGCGGTGGTGGGCGGGGTGCTGGATCTGGGCGCCCGCGatgaggcgacgacggcggcggtggtgaagGATGTGGGGGGCGGGAgagagcgcgaggaggaggtggaggatgaGCAGGAGCGCGCGCAGGCGGCGCATGTGGTGGAGAGGAGCAagtcggaggcgacggcggcggcggcggacctcCCGCGGCTGCCGGCGCGGCTGCGCAAGTCGGCCAGCGACCAGTCGGCGTTCGCGCACTTCGAGGCcgagaagaaggcggcggcggcggaggtggaacgcgaggcggtggaggcgcggCGCCCCGCGACGACGAGGGAGCCGCCGCGCGTGTGGCTCCGCGTGGCCGACGAGGACCCGGAGCCGGAGGAGTTCGACGACGAGGCGGATGATGATGAGCCGgagatggacgacgacgacgccgacgtcggcgccggcgaggtggacgCGCGCGCCGACGACTTCATCAACAACTTCCGCCACCAGCTCAAGCTGCAGCGCATCGACTCCTACCTCCGCCACCGCGACATGCTCCGccgcggccacgccgccgccgccgccgccgcggtgggcAGCGACTTGTGAGACGCGTGTGATTTCCAGCAATCCGAGGGGGCTAGCCGCAAAACtgctgataaaaaaaagaagaagagaaatacagggagaggaggaagaactcgagagagaaaaaaatggtagtttctttctttctccccATCTCTTCTGTTTtggtttattttctttttttttctcctttcaaAATGCTTAGTAGTAGTATAATATTATCGTAGCATCCGACTTTTTGGATAGAATCTTGTGTAATGCAGCACCATATCATGTGAAAATTTCATCCTCATAAGAGATTTGGATAAGGATTAATCTGGCAATTATGTTTCTGTAATTAAATTTCTTGCAAATGGCACAGCTAACTATACCCtcattattttcatatttgcaaatCTCAATGCATAACTGATAGTATTAGATTCTTCTTATTTTCCGATGTCTGAAACCAATCGAATATAAGGTGATCATGCAGGTAATTAACCGCAATGCTCAACTGCCTGTGTTAAAACAATCAAGAATTCTACGAGAATTTTAgtacaaaataaagaaaaagtagTTCAGTTTGCAGTGCCATGCCTGACAAGGAGAGCCATAGATTGCGCAAGCAAGCACAGGTTGGCTGATCACAAGTCATTAGCAGGCGTTTGTCCGTAACAAATAGATTAAGACAGATACGACACAGTGCCTAGTCAGCCAGCACAAGGACTTGACAAATTAATATCAGCCCCTCTTGTGTGTACTGCTCCTAATCCCATGATCTCTCTAGAAAGTACGGACAAGGGCAACTCACTGACCAGTGACCACCACAGTATCGCTGCTTCTGGTACTTTGCATTGCCACtaattttctactccctccgtttcaaaatcattatagcatttcccacattcatatatcacacacagatatatatatatatatatatatatatatatatatatatatatatatatatatatatatatatatatatatatatatgtgtgtgtgtgtgtctgtaTGCgcgtgtctagattcattaacatcaatataaatgtggaaaatatctagattcattaacatcaatataaatgtgggaaatgctaaaataacttacattataaataaaacggagaaagtactCATCAGTGAATTGTTTAGCCTGAACTGGTATTGCTATCGTTTATAGTCTTCAACTTATAAGCATAAACggacatttaaattttaatacttaattttaaagtaattttaggattttttatcatgtttatttttaatatttacttTTAAATAGCTTGagcatgtatataaaatttttatatgtgaATTCTTTTAACTTGTCAATAAGTTGTATTGCTTATAATTAATATTAAGCCATTTCCAGTGTAGGTCTCGTAAGAGTTCAATCTCAATAAATAAGATAATAGTATATAGGTTAAACTGATAATTAACATATCAAAAAGTTtacgaaaagaaagaaagaaagtaaGAAAGAATATATTTTATCTATACCTTACAAATAGAATGAAACCCATTATAACTAAATCATTTCATCTTAATCTCGAAAACGGAAAAGAAACCCTGTTATCACCAAATAGTTTCACAATACTATTCAATAATTAAATACTTTGGGTAGCATCTGAAATTACGAAATGAAACCGTGCATTGGAGACATTTGTTTCATTCATCAACCAAACCTTTTAGATTACGTGACACTCTTATAAATCACAAAATAAAACTCTCCACTGAAAATGGCATAATGCCAAACGATGAGGTTGCAACTGTATCTGTAATTATCGTTGGTTGTTAAAATATTGTCTTTAATCTATACAATAgtactaaaaaatatttattgataaAGATTTCGTTGACACTAGTTACTTCGTGAAAAAAATACAACCCTAAATATAAATCTggataaatatttgttaaaattCACAGctataatttaaattattttaagatGGAAGGTGAATGTGAGTACAAACAGCCGCTCGGGGTCGTCGGGCGGTGGATCCGGGTGGACCCACTTACACTGACACGGACCTGGAGGGCGTGTGTGCATGTTTGGTCCTTTGTTTCCTTCCTATTTCTCTCTTATTTAGTTTTTGTTTCCCTTTAATCGCCGTTGCCTCTTGCCGGGTTCACATGGACATCGTCACTTAATTAATCAGATGGGCGATTTGGTTAGTGGTGACACCTGCTTAATCAATCGTGAGCTCTCTCAAGTCGGCGCTTGATGCGATTTCGGGGCAACTAACGCACAGCGTTTGATGCTGCAATGGATTAAAAGATTAGTGTTAGTTAACCTttggggtgttttttttttttactttgttaCTTTGGTTACTGGATATGGTAGAGTAAGGGTTCGGGCACGACGAAGGAGACGCGAACGAACAATGTATGGAATTTCACGAAAATTTCACAGGACACATAGATAGATTCTAGCTCTGCTTCTAGCATCAGTCTCAAatatgttctaaaatataagtatttttcaATGTAATTGAATGGAGAGAAAGATGAAATATATAGATAGAAATGCTTATTTCTACTATCTTAAAAGTGGGGTCATTCCTCTTTCAATCCTCCCATCGTGCAGCTCACGAAAAATAACCACCATCTCTTTTTAATTATATAAGTTTGGCCTATTAATACACGGACTCGACCCGTTACAACGTACGCACATATCtactaatattttaaaaatggaacATACTCTTTCTGTcctaaaaaaatcaatctagaagGGGATGTGAGGAGACGTAATCCCTTCTAGATTGATGTATGTGGATATAGGAGGATGTCCATATACATTGTATTAGGAgggtttttttggacggagggagtagggagTACAGTAATAAAAAACTTTTCATTACATTAACTATAGTCAGGTGTGGAGAGCTAATCCATGCTCAAGAACAATTAATCCGGGTTGCACAGTAGCCAAactgctggctggctggctgcttGGATATACATAAGGTGGTTCCAGCACTGTTGTCAGTTTGATGTTGGCTGGTTTGTGATTCTCCCCCGGCGACGTGTGGTGCACATGCGACGTAGGACATCGGATTCTGTGGGCAGAAGGGAAAATTAAAATTAACTGTGTGATGAGAGGTGTCTCTTTTGAATAGGACATGAGGCTTTGTGGGAAAGTAGGTGAGTGCCTCCTACTAATTATTGGGCTTGATGGATCTCTGTCTAGCTAGTGCCACTTTTGTTACAGTATCTTCCGAGGATAACTGCAAGTCGTATCCTCCAATCGTTGTGGAGTGACCAGGGATGATATTTTTCTCATCTCTCAATTTAACATCAGAGGACGGTTACCTGCCTGTAAAAGTAAACCACAAGCAAGGTTTGCTTTAGTGCAGTGATGGAACCAAAACAATGGTTTTAAAACCAGGCGAAAAGTTAACTAGGATTAGAGTGTTTAGTACTTATGGTACAAATGTGAAATACCCTTAGCATGCTAGACTGACATGTCGGTCCTATCTATTAAAAGAAAGGTAAATTTTGCTACAGCACATTATGACTTTGCGGTTTTATCCGTATGACACCGCGAGCAAACTCACTTTTGGAGAAAGCAC
The Oryza sativa Japonica Group chromosome 6, ASM3414082v1 DNA segment above includes these coding regions:
- the LOC4341332 gene encoding uncharacterized protein, producing the protein MLEAVIPAVWSAVHGWFTPAVLFLVLNIVIGTIAVTSKVTASSSTAGGGGEGVGYGAWAGGGGGGGGEQRRFSRVPSMALDRLRSFNLSGRFSAAASAPAAPEAAAVVGGVLDLGARDEATTAAVVKDVGGGREREEEVEDEQERAQAAHVVERSKSEATAAAADLPRLPARLRKSASDQSAFAHFEAEKKAAAAEVEREAVEARRPATTREPPRVWLRVADEDPEPEEFDDEADDDEPEMDDDDADVGAGEVDARADDFINNFRHQLKLQRIDSYLRHRDMLRRGHAAAAAAAVGSDL